The DNA region gaatagcgtcggtggcggctctgtattttccccgccggttgtttttcgcgtcGCGACacatcagtctcacaaaacacttgtgactgatcaatgaactgagacacttgttgttgatgtggtaatatataccACTATATATCGTTGTAACtggattgttcgtgactgacaaacatatgctgaacatcaccatcatctcgaatcttcttctgataaaacttcATCTGGTTTTCTGCAAAgcaaaccggatttttatagatgatttggcccacattactgcaccgtaatttcttttctattctttgtttcagatgtgaaaaatttgatcatcgatttattgtaaactgagttacctctgtgtttcgaaaaaaaaacgaataactgatgatcaaatatttcacattcgatatgggcactgatcatgtaatgttgtgtggaagacattttTTAAAAATCTAGCTTTCTTTTCTTTACTGaaattgaatgcattgctaagttaTTCCTCTGCACACCCTAAATAGCATACACATTGGACGCATTGATCACTTGGTTCGTCTGTGcagacttgaccatgcatgcagtgAAAAGAATCCACATGCAGTGACAAGAATGACAAGAACATACATGCGCCCAAGGAATCTCTGAAGCAAGGAATCTCTGAAGTAAGAAATCTATGTGCCCTAATATTCCTAACAAGCGCCGattccctaggcgccataaagcAACATGGGCGCCAAAAGGAAGGGCGCCCCTTCAATGCAATTACACCAAGGCGCCAAGAGGAAGTGCTCCCCTTCCATTCACTTACACCTAGGCTCCAAGAGGAAGGGCGTCTCTTCCTTGCATGTGACTAATCACATGCAAACGCCAAGAGGAAGGacgcctcttccttgcatgtgatTTTTCACATACATGCGCCTAAGACAAAGGCTAGTCTACTTTTATCATTGCGTGCAACCAACCCCATGCTTCATAGGTTGCAAACCTACTaactcattcatctataaatagtctTTCATATCACAATATCAAATCATCTCCAACACTACTCATCTATAATCTTTCTTTGCCACACTATTTCTCTGCCACACTCAAGCTCTGCAACATCAAATTATGTCTCTGTTaactatgggtgatgaacataGAGGAACACTCGAtaatatctcgacatttgtatgttatcactctctttttacttattccgtTTTTAAGTCgtatacctttgttatctatgcttgtattatgtatttcttcttcttattgcatttcttacttatttgttattaggatccgaagcattttagatgccgtgtacatgaacatgtaccccacgatcctttaatagaaccatatattagaggatgtggatttggaaatctcctcaacattgtttcgtactcggtggactacaagttcattcttgctttgttggagcGGTGGAGACCCGAGACCTACACATTTCACCTTCtgattggtgagtgtaccgtcacacttgaggacgtgtacatgttgttgggtctccgtatagatggaaaagtcgtgaatggtagagttaaccaagacaactCTATATGCAATGAATTATTTGGTGTCCCTTTGTTAaacgacgaaactgagggagagACATCCGGTCAAGCAATGGGGCAAagtataaatttaaaataccttaaacaatattatgtcagtataatattgtccgaagattcaaccgagtacgagaaaataattaaatttcggtgttatattatgattttatttggtaattttttgtttccagaaagtacaaGTAATTtagtaaatattatgtatttacctttgttacgcaacattataaggtaagcacatatagttggggttcagctgtgttggcccatctatatagtgcaatgtgtaaaactgcaaaaaagaatacatgtacttttttttcatgtgcgtatttgctacaagcttggggttggtcaagaatgcCTTCGCTCGCCCGGATAAACGAGAACTcattcgtgttcccgtttgcaactAAGTAAGTCTAATACTTTcccatttagttaattatattttatcttataattaatagtaaataataattttcactttttttatctaaggtggtcagtaagggggatgaactacaataggtgtcccaaacacgctattgtagtctatcgcaatctatttgactacattggacatgacgatgtaattctcctacacaactatattttaatttaaaaatacttatcaaattatttttcatcTAATCGTTTTgtattgttttacagtttatttggaggccatatttgggtcttgatcatgatgtgaaccatgacgatgaTGTAGTTTGGACAGCAAAGACATCAATTATCTGATTCACTATGGTGGAAATGCACTAGAGTGACCGAGTCAAACTGCAGTTCGACGTTCTACAACAGATTTCAGAAcctcccacgtgtttggggaattggcatcaaaaaagggttgatgcacaatgggattattctgactggagagactttgaaaaagagatgtgtcgtcaatTGAGGAATagacgacaacacatcttaaacgaaccagtcatccatggtgcaagaccgactcaacaatatatggcatggtttagataggtaacaactcaacaatttgtattTGAGTtgcggtatttgatggatccacgccaacttACTTTGTCATCGTATGCCCCACAATGATTCCCCACCCAACACCAATATCAACCCACtcaaacccaacaaccaacctcacaacatcaacctaccacatacacaTAACAACCAAATACCCAAcctcgcaacccgttcatgccatCCACCCAACAACCAATCATCCAACatcgcaatccattcataccacccacccaaacacaaaaccaagaatcaaaccccacaaccacaaccgtttatagcccagatgattcatatgggtcacttcatcgtagccccccatcaatgaccacccaaacatcccaTCACCATAACACCCAACtattgtttaactatagtacgccccaggaaccattgttttgtttccaaaacgattcaatggcctaatttgggcaactataccgtccctAATCCACCCAACCCCAAtgacctaactacgatgacatgggcaccgaactccattacggaagcgccgttggccagagcccctccggatattgggaacaaatgatgacacatctgttAAATACCGATGGAACTTCCGCCGGACCTTCACACCAACCATCGTTCGATCAGGTCAGCATACAAAGACTTCAAAtacctcaagaaaatcgtgggagatatcggagacaaactaacgcaccaGGATGTGGAACAGTGGGACGTTATAATCGGGTCGatcattagtttattgtcagtccaatgtaaccaattattaacacatcaatatttttttttatattattcttttttatttaataaataaaaataaaataaaaataaaaaaaattaaatataaaaataataatacaaggggtgtatgcgccagatgaattggcgcctACACCACATGCAGCACTAAGGCGCCAGgggcattggcgcctcctcatgagggccaatgcatgcgccaatagcattggtgcctcctcatgaggagcccaatgcatgcACCAATGTTATTGGCGCCTCCTTTGGTTGCTTAGAGGATGCGTCagttcatctggcgcatcctGTTCTAAAagtgttttttttattatttgttattttcgatttttttttaaaatggttattttaaaaaaaaatcttaaacTTACTCTTAAAGTAAAATATCcctctttatatatatatatatatatatatatatatatatatatatatatatatatatatatatatatatatatatatatatatatataatatatatatatatatatatatatatatatatatatatatatatatatatatatatatatatatatatatatatatatatatatatcaaattTACGACATTCCACTTATTAACCTTTAACATGTAAAATTCAAAATCATGTCTATGTTAATTTTTACATAGTCGGTCTCAAGCCTGCATAAAAAGAGAGGTTGTGTTAGGCAATCGATATCAAACATAAAACTTCATTGAATCTCAATGACATGAATCAACTACGAAATAATGCTAATGCTAGGTCGTTGTCCAAATGTAATTTGTTGTATGGTTTGAGTATAATGTCAAAAGCGCAAGGGTCGTTGCATCGCCGCTTGGATGCAGTGAAAAATAAGCAAGAATTCCCACATTTTCATGAATGTGTATCGGTAATGTAGCTAGTTCTTGAGAGTAAGATTTGTGTTTGGATCATGGAATATAGGCACACTTCTTGGAAAATTCAAGGAAATAATGGACATTTATGTTAACAATAAGATCAATTTTATATGCCTATAAGAAACTAAGTGGACATGTGAAAAGGAGAAAGAATTAGGCAACTCAGAATTTAAGATTTGGTACACTGGAAATGTTAGATAGAGAAATAGAGTGGGGATTATTTATGATAAGGACTGGAAGAAGGATATTGTGGATGTGTAAAAAGTAGAAGATCAAATCATAGCCTTGAAATTTGTAGTGAATCAAGACACCTTTAATGTAATCAGTGCTTACACACCTTAGGTTGGGTCCGCCTAACACCTTAAGGTAAAATTCTTGGAGTGAAATTCTtgtatcagatatgagatgtcgaaggtaatgtcacgacactaatatctaaacaacaagtgaaatataaacaggataaaaacaGAGAAACATATGAAACAGCGgcacaagcaattgttaacccagttcggtgccaacacacctacgtctgggggctatcaagccaggaaggaaatccactaaacagaattagttcaaagactctcggtaaacaacttcaagttacagtcttttcacctaatctctacccgtgtgacttctatctaagaactcttaaatatgagaccctactcactccccctcaatcacagcagtgatactAAAACAAATACTACAcagaaagaagacacacttcaaggacacataccTGATCTTGCTTAgaagcttcaatcaagtaaacaaaacactcgtacttcaaagcttagagtggacagATTACAACtcaaaactcagtccaattcacacatcaataagatgaatgaatgactcACAAATCACAAACGTACATCAGGCTAAAACCCTAATACTCACTCACTTCAACGTTTGTATATTCTTCGTCAATTGCACAGGGTTACATGgtctttaaatagaagctttctgaatgggcctgggcagcatgTAACCCTAATCCTATCTAATGCGTATTCCCTAGGAATTAGTAACAAATCATTCCTCTTTGGGAACCATAATATTTTGGCTTTAATTACTCCTTTAATAacgcatgcaatctccacataagcatacaaagacttgcatgaaaagtgaaataacaaaacacataacattcagactgaatgttctgtatgcacatgtcttaacatcgggtctgacatcttgaatacatcctgcacaaccatattaaacatcctgcaggaagctgatatcacatgtcaagacaacaggcgtgacatcttgtgataacactaagttttaccaaaattgatgccaatacatagaaccaacaaactccccttttggcaaattttggctaaaacaaacaATAGATTATACGATCACAAGCAATCAATCAAagtatcagttcagcagcagaagtaaacatacgcacattactagcaaaaattacaactagtaaacacacaaACGCTTGTACTCAGATCACACCATCTCCCCCTTCAGCTAGTCCACACCAAGAAACGACCTGCTTCACACATACAGAACACAGAGAATCCTCCCCCTGTGCCAAACGAATACACACCAGAAAGTTCTCCCTCTTTGTATCAGACAAACATCATCTATAGCTATATCTACTTCTCaccctttttagccaaaagagaccaaagagataaaataaatgtctatttagTCATTAACCGAAATATCAAAAGTTAAAGGGTTACAAAACCAAGTACGTAACCAGCTGTAAGCAAGCTGAGATACAAACCAATAAAACAGCAAAACAGCAACACAGAATTGCCAAAAACAAGAAAATCCACCACAAAAAAAACCATCACATCAATAGGGAGCAAAGTCAAAGGAGCTACTCAGTAgagcttgagcttgcagcttCATCAGCACCAGAATCAGAATTTCCACTTGTATCATCATGGTTAGtagacctctcactagaggtgtgggctcCAGCTTCTTCTTCATGACTGACATTAGCATGATCAATATTTTCACCTTCAGCCCGCTTCAAGCTTGCAATCAAGGCTTCCAACGATTGTTTTCTAGTTGTGGCTATCCTTATCCCTTCACCTAGCTCTTTTCATGTCTCCTTAAGCTCAGCAATAGTTCCAACTTTTAAGGTTGGCCTTTTCAtggctgatgtcatgacaatatcctcgacatgactgccttcaaatagTTTATAGTGCACAGACAGAGCAAGTTTTTTTCTACTAGGTAAGTCATTAGAGCATATAATACCAGGGTGTTGATTCAAGATAATTCCATAGatcatagagggaaaggcaatagGCAGCTTAACTGCATTAGTAGATGCATGCTTGATGATTTGTTCAAGCATAAATCTACCATAGTTAAATTTTACTTTTGTTCCAACAGCAAAAATAAACCTCCCAAAGGTATTAGCAATGGTGGAGATATGGTTGGTAAGGACCTAATTAGCAGCTCCTATTTTATGCAAGATAACATACTTGACAATCAACTTCCcagcaggaagatgctttttaaCAGACCAACCTTTCACCTGCCTAGATGTAATCTCTCTACATACCTCATTATTTGTAACTTCTAATTCACCTGCACCCTCAATTTTTCTTCCTAGAAAATTATTAATAATAGTAGGAGAGAATGTTATACACTTACCCctcacaaacaccttgcagaactcctTGTTGTTCTTATCAGCAATATCCTCAGGAATGTTGACAATGAAATCCTTAACTAAACCCTCATAGCATTGAGAGAACCCAGCCACAGTCTTCAACAACCCAGCAGCCTttatcaggtccatgacctccttgacATCAGCAGCATCTTTTCCCAACTCCCTTTCCACAGCCACCCTTCTTTGGatcacaaatttccacttggcaACTTCATCCTCAATATGGAAAGAGATGTTATCCAAATGAACAGCAGGAACTTTACCAGGAGACTTCCTAACAGTGGTTTTCTTCACAGGCGAGATGTCAGGGACATGTTCCTCAACATCCTCTTCAGACTCAGAATCATCTTTGACCTTCCTCTTCTTTACTTCAACCTTGCTCTAAGATTTAGAGGGACCAAtaccagcagtcttcttagctTTTCTAGCTGACATAAGTTCAGCCACAGATCTTCCTTTGCGAGTCTTCATGCGTTTAGCCACACTTGGCTTAAGGTGATGAAGTAAGCTTTCCTCTTGATCATCAGAGCTACCATCCTCTAGATCAATCACATCATGCTTCTCAGAGTGGGAAGCATTGGTAGTTTTAGATGCCACAGATTTTCCTTTTTCAGACACGGTTTTCCCTAGAGAGCACAACCCTTCAGCAGCCAAGTCCTTCTCAGAGCTGGAGGAATCGTCATCCTTACCACTATGTTGTTCAACCTCAAGAGAGGGGTACATTTGAGACAGGGGAGTAGAAACTCCCTTCACAAagtgtccttcattaaggattctagtgactaggtcTCTTATAACACGATCAGTGTGGTGTATATCTTCCTTAGAATTAGTGGCAGGAGTTGAACCAGAAGGAATACTAGAGGAGTTACCTTGATTGGAGCATGCAGAAGCTGAGGCATCAATGGGTTGGTTCAAACCAATGGCCTCGTATGGAATAACAGAGAGGGAACAACATCCAGAATCTCATCATCGGGAATGCCCATGGGAGGAGCACTGACCTTTTGAGTAGACTTAGTATATTTAGAAGCAGATGTAtcttgatgttgtgacattttggaGTTTTTCTGGAAAAAGTACAGTTGCCCTAGTAGAGGTTTGTGAAGAAGGAGCAGGAAGATGGAAGAGTTGGAGTAGGTAGTGAGGTTATGGGGGTAGCGTGTGAAGACAAAATATATGGTATTTCCAAAATAAtgtgatgatttaccataattGTGGCGCTTTATTTTAGCCACATAGACGCTAATTTGCTTActttttccactccatattaattgctacgagtcttcataaatgcaaatccctaattttcctctcaggacttcaaactgatttgcatccaaatcctttgtaaaaatatcagctaactacatctcagtagcaacatgctctaagACTACAATCTTATCCTCCACAAGTTCTCTAGTAAAATGGTGACGTatatcaatatgtttggtcctgctgtgctgaataggattctttgagatgtttatggcactcaggttgtcacagtacaatgtcatgacatcttgtgagacattgtattcagtcagcatttgtttcatccacaccaattgagaacaactacttccagctgctatgtattcagtTTCAGCAGTAGATagagaaacacaattttgcttcttactgaaccatgatattaaattgttccccaagaagaagcatctTTCTGATGTgtttttcctatcatcagcacttcccgcccaatcagcatcacaatatccaaacagcacagattcagatccatgagtgtatagcatcccatagtcacaagtgccattgacatatttcaggatccttttcacttggtttatatggctcacctttggtccagcttgatatctagcacaaacgcctacaacaaaagcaatgtcaggtaTGCTTGCTGtaagatatagcagactccctatcatgcttctatagagactttgatccacactgacaccattttcatctttagacactttcagatgagtaggagcaggtgtcctcttgtggcttgcattctccatgccaaactttttaacaatattcttggcatatttactttgagatagaaatATAGAATCTTCCATTTGCTTGACTTGCAggccaagaaaataggttagttccccaacaaggctcatttcaaattcagactgcatttgctCAACAAAATGTTAAACCATTttacttgacatcccaccaaacacaatattgtccacatagatctgagcaaccatgagttttcctccttcatctttgacaaataaagtcttatcaatgcctccctttctatatccattgtcaatgagaaacactgcgagtctctcataccaagctctaggagcttgtttcaacccataaagagctttcctcaacttatacacatgctttggaagatttgggtctgtgaatccctttggttgttcaacatatacttcctcattcaagtaaccatttaagaaggcacttttcacatccatttggaacagtttaaacttcagaatacatgccactcctagcaataatctaatggactccaggcgagctacaggagcaaatgttttatcaaagtcaactctttcaacttgagtgtatccttgtgctaccaatcttgctttatttctagtaaccacacctttttcatcagatttattcttgtaaacccactttgttccaataacatttattccttcaggtcttggaaccaattcccatacttcatttctcttgaattggcctaactcttcctgcatggcattgatccagaattcatcagttaaggcttctttaACATTATTAGGCTCAATCTTAGACACAAAAGACATTCgtgtgagatcacttcccttaatctagtggtgacccctttatttgggtctcctataatgagatctttaggatgatccttctgaattctgatagagggtcccttattaactttatcagcttcaggttcagcttgaaTGGACTCACTCTCAGTACTTTTGTCCAGGAGATCAGCTCGGGCATCATtcagaaatgtttcaacatcgtctctgacatcagtctcttgatcatcaacaacaacattgatagattccatcataacttttattctggaattaaaaactctaaaggCTTTGTTGTTTattgagtagcccagaaatattccttcatcactcttggggtccattttccttctttgttcacgatcagccaggatatagcatttactaccaaacacatggaagtatttgacagtaggtcttcttcgCTTCAAaacttcatataaagtggttgaggtcccttttctcaaggttactctgttgtgaacataacaagccatgttcatagcttcggcccagaagtggtaaggcaacttcttagcatgaatcatagctttagcagattcttggagagttctatttttcctttccaccacaccattttgctgaggggtaatgggagaagagaactcatgaccaatcccttcagatgaacagaattcagcaaatttactgttctcaaattctttcccatgatcacttctgattctgataacatgactctctctttctctttgaagtctttggcaaaggtctttgaacacatcaaacacatcagatttttcccttataaaattcacccaggtatatctggagaagtcatccaccacaacataagcataccttttcccaccgagaatttccacctgcataggtcccatcaagtccatgtggagaagttccagcactttagatgtggtgtcatgtttgatcttctgatgtgacatctttgtctgctttccaatccGACATTCACCACATActcttccttcttcaatctttaattttgggattcctctgacagcttcaacaaatataatcatcttcattcctttaagatgcagatggcctagtttttgatgccatagtttcactttttcttctttagctagagcacatattgatgaatagctagtttcttgaggaatccacatatagcagttgtccttagatctgactcctctcatgatcacctcattttttccattagtaatcaagcattcagtttttgtgaagttcacatttagaccttgatcacatagttgactgatgctgatcaggtttgcagtcaatcctttaacaagcagCAGATTATCAAGGTGAGGAACTCCAAGGCAGTtcagctttccaatccccttgatttcaccctttgctccatcatCAAAAGTTACATAGTTGGTGACATGGGATTGAAGGTCAACcagcaggtttttgcttccagtcatgtatctggagcatccactgtcaaagtaccaatcttctttggctgagactctgaaggaagtgtgagctatcaagttagtagcaccagccctaggaacccattgttttctgttaGCAGGGATGTGTTGTTTAGGTCTAGGTTGATGAGTAGGACTAGGGTAACCATACAACCTAAAGCAGAATagttttatgtgaccaaatttcccacagtaatggcatctccatctttggtgttttcctttatgttgtctttccttgtgatgttgaga from Lathyrus oleraceus cultivar Zhongwan6 chromosome 1, CAAS_Psat_ZW6_1.0, whole genome shotgun sequence includes:
- the LOC127115311 gene encoding uncharacterized protein LOC127115311 — encoded protein: MSQHQDTSASKYTKSTQKVSAPPMGIPDDEILDVVPSLLFHTRPLEDIHHTDRVIRDLVTRILNEGHFVKGVSTPLSQMYPSLEVEQHSGKDDDSSSSEKDLAAEGLCSLGKTVSEKGKSVASKTTNASHSEKHDVIDLEDGSSDDQEESLLHHLKPSSKVEVKKRKVKDDSESEEDVEEHVPDISPVKKTTVRKSPGKVPAVHLDNISFHIEDEVAKWKFVIQRRVAVERELGKDAADVKEVMDLIKAAGLLKTVAGFSQCYEGLVKDFIVNIPEDIADKNNKEFCKVFVRGRKIEGAGELEVTNNEVCREITSRQVKGWSVKKHLPAGKLIVKFMLEQIIKHASTNAVKLPIAFPSMIYGIILNQHPGIICSNDLPSRKKLALSVHYKLFEGSHVEDIVMTSAMKRPTLKVGTIAELKET